One Pagrus major chromosome 15, Pma_NU_1.0 DNA window includes the following coding sequences:
- the hs3st1l1 gene encoding heparan sulfate (glucosamine) 3-O-sulfotransferase 1-like1 — translation MACFLTSAFLLVLQTYAAPSEFVQAGFGITLDPMDLDAGLPANVSEDVPSSPPPGTSKRAPHSIIIGVRKGGTRALLEMLDIHPEVAAAATEVHFFDWDENYAKGFEWYRELMPYSYPHQITVEKTPGYFTSALAPERICAMNSSIKLLLILRDPAERVISDYTQVYFNRLENHKPVQAIENLLVRNGALNMRYKAIQRSLYDVHMRNWLRHFPLEQIHIVDGDALIRDPLPELQKVERFLNLPPRIVSSNFYFNQTKGFYCIRSDGRERCLHESKGRPHPAVNSTVLQQLRTYLQEHNRTFFRLVKRTFDWQ, via the coding sequence ATGGCGTGTTTCCTGACATCTGCCTTTCTTCTGGTTCTCCAGACGTATGCTGCCCCGTCTGAGTTTGTCCAGGCTGGGTTTGGCATAACGTTGGACCCCATGGACCTTGATGCTGGACTACCAGCCAATGTCTCTGAAGATGTGCCCTCATCTCCACCCCCAGGGACTAGTAAAAGAGCCCCTCATAGTATCATCATTGGGGTACGCAAGGGGGGCACAAGAGCGCTGCTGGAGATGCTAGACATACACCCTGAGGTTGCCGCTGCTGCCACCGAGGTGCACTTCTTTGACTGGGATGAGAACTATGCCAAGGGCTTTGAGTGGTACCGCGAGTTGATGCCCTACTCTTACCCACATCAGATCACAGTGGAGAAAACTCCAGGGTACTTCACCTCAGCCCTCGCACCAGAACGCATCTGCGCCATGAACTCGTCCATAAAGCTGCTATTGATCTTGCGAGATCCAGCCGAGCGGGTCATTTCCGACTACACCCAGGTGTACTTCAACCGgctggagaaccacaagccGGTGCAAGCCATCGAGAACCTGCTAGTGCGCAATGGAGCTTTGAATATGCGGTACAAGGCCATTCAAAGGAGCCTCTACGACGTTCATATGCGCAACTGGCTGCGCCACTTCCCCCTGGAACAGATACACATCGTAGACGGGGATGCTCTCATCCGTGACCCCTTGCCAGAGCTTCAGAAAGTGGAGCGCTTCCTCAACTTGCCCCCAAGGATAGTTTCCTCCAACTTCTACTTCAACCAGACCAAGGGGTTCTACTGTATCCGAAGCGATGGTCGAGAGCGCTGTCTGCATGAGTCTAAGGGACGTCCTCACCCTGCTGTCAACAGCAccgtcctccagcagctccgcACCTACCTACAGGAGCACAACCGAACCTTCTTCAGGCTGGTGAAACGTACCTTCGACTGGCAATAA